The following proteins are co-located in the Periplaneta americana isolate PAMFEO1 chromosome 12, P.americana_PAMFEO1_priV1, whole genome shotgun sequence genome:
- the LOC138710819 gene encoding uncharacterized protein: protein MVHLQHSITKCDTANKTDDTRGNRVKTFHRRLLWIPLVLLGTLLYILDFDGEIYYHVTVPHATVPVSDKPLPNIKSGFVVDTDGCRIPDLDPFDPVVREFIFKETPLKCHEKHPLLVDSNITSLFIVKSALSSFNISDLDQLDCCYRPFWRTKPRKVDRYLDYNIIFANNCISFKESVFIPEEFVKVSCYVDNQNIYRNYHAFIPLKPEVEKRCQKVRDSSSTGQRERVSVLVVGMDSVSRLNFHRQLPRTLKILQNMKAIELLGYNKVADNTFPNLIPVLSGLSAKELKNVCWPNNNAVFDECNWVWKNFSAAGYRTAFGEDASNIGLFIYARRGFKKQPTDYYSRPYLMQSEDDIGFNKKLGAKLCIGSQMSLSVLLQYISKFAITMASKDFFGFFWGACLTHDYLNFPSLGDGTYEQFLYNLIETGSLNRTVLIFMSDHGIRWGSIRETYQGRLEERLPFVFFIFPEWFRNKYPTATANLRRNTQRLTTPFDIHETLLDILNLDQIEQESIKRRSLELGKYKQKPRGISLFLPMHKSRTCSEAGIEPHWCTCQQSKVLPVGDAIIKNMSLILVDHLNSLLKPYGVCSQLQVAEIISASVQFPREHLYNKTKDQGLKDYVIVIRTTPGGALFEGTVRHCIGNSSVQVTGSVSRINSYGNQSSCVADFHMKLYCFCKSYLNMRTKL, encoded by the exons ATGGTGCATTTGCAGCATTCCATAACTAAATGTGATACGGCAAATAAGACGGACGATACAAGGGGAAACAGAGTTAAAACTTTCCATCGTAGGTTACTTTGGATTCCTCTTGTTTTACTTGGAACTCTTCTGTACATTCTAGATTTTGATGGTGAAATATACTACCATGTTACAGTGCCACACGCTACCGTGCCAg tttcagataaaCCACTACCTAACATAAAGTCTGGATTTGTAGTTGACACAGATGGATGTCGAATTCCAGATTTGGATCCATTTGACCCAGTTGTTCGAGAGTTCATATTTAAAGAGACACCTCTGAAATGTCACGAAAAGCATCCGCTACTGGTTGATTCTAACATTACGTCACTATTCATCGTGAAGTCTGCACTGTCGTCCTTCAATATAAGCGATCTAGATCAACTGGACTGCTGCTATCGACCGTTCTGGAGGACCAAGCCCAGAAAAGTAGACAGATATCTtgattacaatataat ATTTGCGAATAACTGCATTTCATTCAAGGAATCAGTTTTTATTCCAGAAGAATTTGTTAAGGTGTCATGTTATGTGGACAACCAGAATATATACAGAAATTACCACGCCTTCATTCCTTTAAAGCCAGAAGTGGAGAAACGTTGCCAAAAAGTAAGAGATAGTTCCTCAACTGGACAGAGAGAACGTGTGAGTGTACTGGTGGTTGGGATGGATTCCGTTTCACGTCTGAATTTCCATCGACAACTACCCAGAACTTTGAAAATTCTTCAAAACATGAAAGCTATCGAATTGCTTGGTTATAACAAAGTGGCAGATAATACATTTCCAAATCTAATTCCAGTCCTTTCGGGtctttctgcaaaggaattaaaaaatgtatgttgGCCGAATAATAACGCTGTATTCGATGAGTGCAATTGGGTGTGGAAGAATTTCAGTGCAGCCGGATACCGAACAGCTTTCGGGGAAGATGCTTCCAATAtaggattatttatttatgcgaGGCGTGGATTTAAGAAACAACCGACCGATTATTATTCAAGACCATATTTAATGCAAAGTGAGGATGATATAGGTTTTAACAAGAAATTAGGCGCAAAATTATGCATAGGATCCCAGATGTCTCTTTCAGTATTGTTACAGTATATATCAAAATTCGCAATTACTATGGCTTCTAAAGATTTCTTCGGATTCTTTTGGGGTGCATGCCTGACACATGATTATCTCAATTTTCCCAGTCTAGGTGATGGTACTTATGAACAATTtctatataatttaattgaaaCTGGATCCCTAAATCGAACAGTATTAATTTTCATGAGTGATCATGGAATTCGATGGGGAAGTATTCGTGAAACCTATCAGGGACGTTTGGAAGAAAGACTtccatttgtgttttttatttttccgGAGTGGTTCAGAAATAAATATCCTACTGCTACCGCTAACTTACGCAGAAATACACAACGTCTTACTACACCATTCGATATACATGAAACTCTACTAGATATATTAAATCTTGACCAGATTGAGCAGGAATCAATAAAGAGAAGAAGTCTGGAATTGGgtaaatataaacaaaagccCAGAGGCATTAGTCTTTTTCTTCCTATGCATAAATCTCGGACTTGTAGTGAAGCTGGAATAGAACCACATTGGTGTACGTGCCAACAAAGTAAGGTTCTGCCAGTGGGAGacgctattattaaaaatatgtccTTAATATTAGTTGACCATCTTAATTCCCTCTTAAAGCCATATGGTGTGTGTTCGCAACTCCAAGTGGCAGAAATTATAAGTGCTAGTGTTCAGTTTCCTCGTGAACATCTGTACAATAAAACTAAAGATCAAGGACTGAAGGACTATGTGATAGTTATTAGGACTACTCCCGGAGGAGCATTGTTTGAGGGTACTGTTCGTCATTGTATAGGCAACAGCAGTGTTCAAGTTACAGGTAGTGTTAGTCGAATTAATTCATATGGAAACCAGAGTTCTTGTGTAGCAGACTTTCATATGAAACTTTATTGTTTTTGCAAATCCTACCTCAATATGAGGACTAAACTGTGA